The Vitis riparia cultivar Riparia Gloire de Montpellier isolate 1030 chromosome 10, EGFV_Vit.rip_1.0, whole genome shotgun sequence genome includes a region encoding these proteins:
- the LOC117923616 gene encoding cold-responsive protein kinase 1-like isoform X1, which produces MSCSCFGVSTADSKGKGNRASQTIDGNLLEKTKQISFNELKKATDNFHPSSKIGRGGFGTVYKGTLKNGREVAVKMLSTSSKQGLREFLTEINTISNVRHPNLVELIGCCVHGNNKILVYEYVENNSVDQVLLALVLLILAGHKIILDWGKRSAICMGTARGLAFLHEELVPHIVHRDIKASNILLEKDFSPKIGDFGLAKLFPDDITHISTRIAGTTGYLAPEYALGGQLTMKADVYSFGVLVLEIISGKTSSQANFEGSQKFLLEWAWQLHIEGRFLELVDPELVEFPEEEVMRYAKVAFFCTQAAASRRPLMSQVVDMLSRNIRLNEKELTAPGYFQTSDDGSRKPSSTDSTSYQMSSVPVTITEVTPR; this is translated from the exons ATGAGTTGTAGCTGCTTTGGTGTCTCAACTGCAGATAGCAAAGGAAAAGGCAATCGTGCTTCCCAAACAATAGATG GGAATTTGCTTGAGAAAACCAAACAGATCTCcttcaatgaattaaaaaagGCAACAGATAATTTTCATCCAAGCAGTAAGATAGGGCGAGGAGGATTTGGAACTGTCTATAAG GGAACACTCAAAAATGGAAGAGAAGTTGCTGTGAAGATGCTTTCTACTTCATCAAAGCAGGGGTTGCGTGAATTTTTAACTGAGATCAATACTATATCAAATGTCAGGCACCCAAACCTTGTTGAATTAATTGGGTGTTGTGTTCATGGAAATAACAAGATTTTGGTCTATGAATATGTAGAAAATAACAGCGTCGATCAAGTACTATTAG CTCTTGTTCTTCTTATACTTGCAGGTCATAAAATTATACTGGACTGGGGAAAAAGATCTGCTATTTGCATGGGTACTGCTAGGGGTCTTGCATTCCTTCACGAGGAACTTGTGCCACATATTGTGCACAGAGACATCAAAGCTAGTAATATTCTTCTAGAAAAAGACTTTTCCCCGAAAATTGGAGACTTTGGGTTGGCAAAACTATTCCCAGATGACATCACCCACATCAGCACAAGAATAGCAGGAACAAC TGGTTATTTGGCGCCAGAATATGCATTGGGTGGTCAATTAACTATGAAGGCTGATGTGTACAGCTTTGGTGTCCTTGTACTCGAGATCATTAGCGGCAAAACCAGTTCACAGGCTAACTTTGAAGGATCGCAGAAGTTTCTCCTGGAATGG GCTTGGCAGCTTCATATAGAAGGGAGATTCTTGGAGTTAGTGGATCCAGAGTTGGTAGAGTTCCCAGAGGAAGAAGTCATGAGGTATGCGAAAGTAGCCTTCTTCTGCACCCAGGCTGCAGCAAGCAGGAGACCACTAATGAGCCAGGTTGTTGACATGCTCTCAAGGAACATCCGGCTCAATGAGAAGGAACTTACAGCACCAGGCTACTTCCAAACTTCAGATGATGGTAGCCGAAAACCTTCATCTACTGACTCTACTAGCTACCAAATGAGCTCTGTTCCCGTCACCATCACTGAGGTTACCCCTAGATGA
- the LOC117923616 gene encoding cold-responsive protein kinase 1-like isoform X2, which translates to MSCSCFGVSTADSKGKGNRASQTIDGNLLEKTKQISFNELKKATDNFHPSSKIGRGGFGTVYKGTLKNGREVAVKMLSTSSKQGLREFLTEINTISNVRHPNLVELIGCCVHGNNKILVYEYVENNSVDQVLLGHKIILDWGKRSAICMGTARGLAFLHEELVPHIVHRDIKASNILLEKDFSPKIGDFGLAKLFPDDITHISTRIAGTTGYLAPEYALGGQLTMKADVYSFGVLVLEIISGKTSSQANFEGSQKFLLEWAWQLHIEGRFLELVDPELVEFPEEEVMRYAKVAFFCTQAAASRRPLMSQVVDMLSRNIRLNEKELTAPGYFQTSDDGSRKPSSTDSTSYQMSSVPVTITEVTPR; encoded by the exons ATGAGTTGTAGCTGCTTTGGTGTCTCAACTGCAGATAGCAAAGGAAAAGGCAATCGTGCTTCCCAAACAATAGATG GGAATTTGCTTGAGAAAACCAAACAGATCTCcttcaatgaattaaaaaagGCAACAGATAATTTTCATCCAAGCAGTAAGATAGGGCGAGGAGGATTTGGAACTGTCTATAAG GGAACACTCAAAAATGGAAGAGAAGTTGCTGTGAAGATGCTTTCTACTTCATCAAAGCAGGGGTTGCGTGAATTTTTAACTGAGATCAATACTATATCAAATGTCAGGCACCCAAACCTTGTTGAATTAATTGGGTGTTGTGTTCATGGAAATAACAAGATTTTGGTCTATGAATATGTAGAAAATAACAGCGTCGATCAAGTACTATTAG GTCATAAAATTATACTGGACTGGGGAAAAAGATCTGCTATTTGCATGGGTACTGCTAGGGGTCTTGCATTCCTTCACGAGGAACTTGTGCCACATATTGTGCACAGAGACATCAAAGCTAGTAATATTCTTCTAGAAAAAGACTTTTCCCCGAAAATTGGAGACTTTGGGTTGGCAAAACTATTCCCAGATGACATCACCCACATCAGCACAAGAATAGCAGGAACAAC TGGTTATTTGGCGCCAGAATATGCATTGGGTGGTCAATTAACTATGAAGGCTGATGTGTACAGCTTTGGTGTCCTTGTACTCGAGATCATTAGCGGCAAAACCAGTTCACAGGCTAACTTTGAAGGATCGCAGAAGTTTCTCCTGGAATGG GCTTGGCAGCTTCATATAGAAGGGAGATTCTTGGAGTTAGTGGATCCAGAGTTGGTAGAGTTCCCAGAGGAAGAAGTCATGAGGTATGCGAAAGTAGCCTTCTTCTGCACCCAGGCTGCAGCAAGCAGGAGACCACTAATGAGCCAGGTTGTTGACATGCTCTCAAGGAACATCCGGCTCAATGAGAAGGAACTTACAGCACCAGGCTACTTCCAAACTTCAGATGATGGTAGCCGAAAACCTTCATCTACTGACTCTACTAGCTACCAAATGAGCTCTGTTCCCGTCACCATCACTGAGGTTACCCCTAGATGA
- the LOC117923616 gene encoding cold-responsive protein kinase 1-like isoform X3: MGTLKNGREVAVKMLSTSSKQGLREFLTEINTISNVRHPNLVELIGCCVHGNNKILVYEYVENNSVDQVLLALVLLILAGHKIILDWGKRSAICMGTARGLAFLHEELVPHIVHRDIKASNILLEKDFSPKIGDFGLAKLFPDDITHISTRIAGTTGYLAPEYALGGQLTMKADVYSFGVLVLEIISGKTSSQANFEGSQKFLLEWAWQLHIEGRFLELVDPELVEFPEEEVMRYAKVAFFCTQAAASRRPLMSQVVDMLSRNIRLNEKELTAPGYFQTSDDGSRKPSSTDSTSYQMSSVPVTITEVTPR, from the exons ATG GGAACACTCAAAAATGGAAGAGAAGTTGCTGTGAAGATGCTTTCTACTTCATCAAAGCAGGGGTTGCGTGAATTTTTAACTGAGATCAATACTATATCAAATGTCAGGCACCCAAACCTTGTTGAATTAATTGGGTGTTGTGTTCATGGAAATAACAAGATTTTGGTCTATGAATATGTAGAAAATAACAGCGTCGATCAAGTACTATTAG CTCTTGTTCTTCTTATACTTGCAGGTCATAAAATTATACTGGACTGGGGAAAAAGATCTGCTATTTGCATGGGTACTGCTAGGGGTCTTGCATTCCTTCACGAGGAACTTGTGCCACATATTGTGCACAGAGACATCAAAGCTAGTAATATTCTTCTAGAAAAAGACTTTTCCCCGAAAATTGGAGACTTTGGGTTGGCAAAACTATTCCCAGATGACATCACCCACATCAGCACAAGAATAGCAGGAACAAC TGGTTATTTGGCGCCAGAATATGCATTGGGTGGTCAATTAACTATGAAGGCTGATGTGTACAGCTTTGGTGTCCTTGTACTCGAGATCATTAGCGGCAAAACCAGTTCACAGGCTAACTTTGAAGGATCGCAGAAGTTTCTCCTGGAATGG GCTTGGCAGCTTCATATAGAAGGGAGATTCTTGGAGTTAGTGGATCCAGAGTTGGTAGAGTTCCCAGAGGAAGAAGTCATGAGGTATGCGAAAGTAGCCTTCTTCTGCACCCAGGCTGCAGCAAGCAGGAGACCACTAATGAGCCAGGTTGTTGACATGCTCTCAAGGAACATCCGGCTCAATGAGAAGGAACTTACAGCACCAGGCTACTTCCAAACTTCAGATGATGGTAGCCGAAAACCTTCATCTACTGACTCTACTAGCTACCAAATGAGCTCTGTTCCCGTCACCATCACTGAGGTTACCCCTAGATGA